In Gossypium raimondii isolate GPD5lz chromosome 12, ASM2569854v1, whole genome shotgun sequence, a single window of DNA contains:
- the LOC105762199 gene encoding uncharacterized protein LOC105762199, which produces MQEQLDALESQRTMMSQLAQLLADKGKSPTINSGVDQEDPVYPPGFTPTNTQIGSGSNPGDNPTNPVVPDLDDVAEVEKARVDLPKQLEDRCRWLEEKFKVIESADYRCKIDAKDLNLVPDLVLPPKIKMPEFEKYNGTSCPKAHIIMFCRRMTGYIDNDQLLIYCFQDSLIGVAAKWYNQLGRAQICSWKDLAQSFMRQYSHITDMTPDRITLQNMKKKQNEKFRQYTQRLREVATQIQPPLLEKETTMLFINTSKAPFITHMLGSATKSFSDIVMTGEMIKNAVRNGKIDAGENFKRSASRKKEGKVNNVGTYNKGYSKSITIGSPKTVTTSHQGPPRQESNSRSERPQFTPIPITYGELYQNLFNTHVVAHSYIKPMQPPFPKWYDTNTQCKYHAGITGHSIENCTAFKKVVERLIKMGIVKLDDPSGPNVVRNPLPNHSDKGVNAVFEDGSRRIKVDVIEACAAFRTVVQNLMDNKEMEFYKESKESETRKVCALEK; this is translated from the exons ATGCAAGAACAATTGGATGCGCTGGAATCCCAAAGAACCATGATGAGCCAACTGGCACAATTATTGGCTGATAAAGGAAAGAGCCCTACAATCAATTCGGGAGTTGATCAGGAGGACCCTGTTTATCCTCCAGGATTTACCCCAACGAACACTCAG ATAGGCTCGGGTTCTAACCCAGGAGATAATCCGACCAACCCTGTCGTTCCTGATCTGGACGATGTAGCGGAAGTAGAAAAGGCAAGGGTGGATCTACCGAAGCAACTTGAAGATAGGTGTAGGTGGCTAGAGGAAAAGTTCAAAGTAATAGAAAGTGCTGATTACCGTTGCAAGATCGATGCCAAAGACCTGAATTTGGTACCTGACTTAGTTCTCCCACCTAAGATTAAAATGCCTGAGTTTGAGAAGTATAACGGGACTAGCTGTCCTAAAGCCCATATCATTATGTTCTGTCGGAGGATGACGGGATATATCGACAATGATCAATTGTTAATTTACTGTTTCCAGGACAGTTTGATCGGAGTGGCGGCTAAATGGTACAACCAGCTGGGTCGTGCCCAAATTTGCTCATGGAAGGATTTGGCACAATCCTTCATGAGACAATATAGCCATATAACGGACATGACACCCGATAGGATCACACTACAAAACATGAAGAAGAAACAGAATGAAAAATTCAGGCAGTACACTCAGAGATTGAGAGAAGTGGCAACTCAAATCCAGCCGCCTCTTCTGGAAAAAGAAACCACAATGCTTTTCATCAATACTTCAAAGGCCCCGTTCATCACCCATATGTTGGGAAGCGCCACTAAgagcttctcagatatagtGATGACCGgtgaaatgattaaaaatgcAGTGAGAAATGGTAAAATAGATGCGGGGGAGAACTTTAAGAGATCGGCCTCGCGGAAGAAAGAAGGCAAGGTAAATAATGTGGGTACATACAACAAAGGATATTCAAAGTCAATCACCATTGGCTCGCCAAAGACGGTAACTACCAGTCATCAGGGTCCCCCGAGGCAAGAATCCAATTCGAGGTCAGAAAGACCCCAATTTACACCTATTCCGATAACTTATGGAGAGCTGTATCAAAATCTATTTAATACACATGTGGTAGCCCATTCTTATATAAAACCCATGCAACCCCCATTCCCTAAGTGGTATGATACAAACACTCAATGCAAATATCATGCAGGGATAACGGGGCATTCAATCGAGAATTGTACTGCGTTCAAGAAGgtggttgaaagactcatcaaaATGGGTATTGTAAAGCTCGACGACCCTTCTGGACCTAACGTAGTAAGGAACCCATTACCTAATCATTCGGACAAAGGGGTCAACGCGGTATTCGAGGATGGAAGTAGGAGAATCAAGGTAGACGTGATAGAG GCATGTGCAGCGTTTAGGACCGTGGTACAAAACCTGATGGATAATAAAGAGATGGAGTTTTATAAAGAGAGTAAAGAATCTGAAACAAGAAAAGTCTGTGCCTTGGAGAAGTGA